The stretch of DNA CCAGTGAATCTGAAATAAATAGGGGTTTAAATGGAGGTTCCTGTAAGGGGCATTTTGCCTCTGTGGTTCCACTGTCTCTGTTACAAATCAGCCCAGATATCCTGATGCACATACAAGAGAGAAGATGGAATTTTCTGGCTGGAGCTGAGTTAGCACTTCAGCATAAGCTTCATCTGGTAGAACTAACTTCAAAAACCACTAAAATGTAGCCATCCCTGGAGTGGGATGCAGCAATTACTTGAAAGGGACTTTAGTGTGATTGAAAAAggcacaaaggaaagaaataataagtCCAGAGGTGAAATTTGATAACTCTGAAATGTTTCCAAAGCTGACAggcattttcaaataatttatcaATCAGtgttctttgaaacaaaatgtaCTGTCCATGGTTTGTGGAGATGAGGACAGACAGTCCCACAAGAGGCAGTATCTGTCTGTAAACCTGATACTTCATCTCTCTTACTGTgacaggaaaatgctgctggtATCAGCAATTAGAATTCCTTTAGAGATTTGTTTCACTGATTGGTAGGAATTGTAAGAAAACTAAGTTTTTGCTGTTAATACAATAGTTTTATATGGTTTTGACTGTTTATTGTGTTTCCCAGAGTAATCTAGCCATGGGTAGTGTGAATAGCCCAGAGGGTCCCTGGCTACAAAGATTTGCAAATGGGAAACCCGTGAGAAAACCCAGTCGGCAACAGCCTTGGAAGGTGAGTGACCCCCAGCATTCCTTCAGCTGTAGGTTCTACTGTGaagaacacagaaaaccagTATCTGTAACTGGTATTTGTGTGTAATTGGGACCTGTATTGGAACTGACCACTTAGTCTCACTGAAATCCTGGACAGTGTTTGCTGTTTGTGCTCCCAGACTGCCATCCCTGGCATGTGCCTGAACTCGTGTGTGAGCCCTGAGCAGGAGCTTTGTGCTTCAGTTTGTCCCTCCACAGCACCCTCAGAAATGGCTATTGCAGTTGTATTACTTGTTACCATTCCATCCCAGTTTGTGGCTTGGTTGTGGAACCTGGATGAGAACCTGATCTTTGTAAAGAAGGTTGCCTTTTTATGCtgaccttttcctttctttacattTATCCACATTTATCCAGAGGTTCtcctcagcaccagcagagtGGCACAGCCAATACTTTTGATTGCAGCAGacattttgggaaggaaaatattgcCAAAGATTGGCTAACACAGAAGGAAGGGCTTCTGTCATGTGAAGGTGTGAGTGGAGGAAGGAAACGAAGTTATGaagggaagaatgaaaaattgttGTTTGCAAAGTTCTGTAAAATCTGAGAGGTGTTTGtcatggagaagaaaaacagagaactCTGGAAATAGCAGCAGATTCAGTGGGTTTTATTGAGCTCTTGAATCCTTTTGAGGCAGCTTTATTGAGTTACTTGCAGTTTGGTATGTGGAAAAGTTTCCCATAAAACCTGAAACAAGCTTGTGACTAGTTAGAATCATGGACTCAAGGAACAgcccaggctggaagggaccttgaaagatcatctggtccagcctttCATGGGAAAGAGACAGCAGATGAGAGTATCTAGCTCCCTGTCCAATTGCACCTGGAAAACCTTCAGtgatggggactccaccacatccctggggaggTTGTTCAGTGAATGATTGATCtcacttaaaattttatttcttatgttGAGATGAAACATCTGCCAATGCAACTTGGTACCTCTTACCCCTTGTCTTCTTCCTGCAGCTTGTGAGAGCCTCCATCCTCTCTGTAGCTGCCCTGTAAGTAGTACTGGGATGAGGCTCCCCCTGGGCCTGCGCTTTTCCAGGGAGAAGAGACTTAATTCCTTTCGCCAAAGGAGACCCAACTCCTTCGATTCTTAGGGATTCTTCAAATATGTATCATCTTGAAGGAAAACTTTCATCTTGTTCACCAGTGATGATTCTTAGCTGGAGTGTTCTTAGCTGGCCAtgtctttgtgctgctgttgcagTGCTGGCTTTAGAAAGGATCTGTGATTATGTGAAGTAAATTCATCAGGCATAATACAACATGCCAGTTGTTTCAAATAGTAGGATGAAAGGGTCTTAAAACATGCCAGAAATTTAGATTTCctctttctcatttgtttttggtgggttttttagtACTATTTCTCTCTTACTTGCTTGCTCTGATGAGGTCCTGCTCATCTTAGTGTAATAAACCTTTAGGAGTGTGGAGCTGGTCAGTGGGCCAAGGCAGACATGACTGAAAACTACACTGTATATTGgaattaaaaatcagtattaagCACAGGGAGTAGCAGGCTAATATTCCATTCTGTGGAAATTAGTAATAAAATGCATTCCATCCCCAAATGATAGATTTGGTCTGCATTGCCTGTACTCTTTGTCTAGAGTGCAGGAGTTAAGGAGCCACCTGTTTGGCACAGGTGAGAAACAGTGGCAAGGAGCAAGTGGTGTTTGGTCATGGTGAGGAACAGCCAAGGAGGTGTATGGTCTGAGCATGTACATTCCAGTTCTCCTTCCAGTTCTTCCAACACTCTTCTGTTGCTATTTAACCCAACTGTTCAGAGCAAATCTTGCAAGGATTTGCCAGCTGGGTTGTGGTATAATATGCCTTTAATCACGACAACAGtaattattttgaattcaaaAGTAAATCTAACACCTACTCTTAAGTCCTGCTTTCACCtcatgttgggtttttttgctgttttgttagGCAGCACCTGATCAAAGCCGAGACATCATTGCTTCTGTTCAGTGCATCTTGGACAGAGAAAATTCTCTGAGGGTAAGAATTTGCTGTGTGCCTTCCTGCGTGCCAATGCTTATGGTTTCCAATCAGTGATTCATGAGAAAATGTTAGCTGTCTGTGTTCTTGGAAAACTAATCTGGAGGTATGAGCTTCTGATCTTTTCAGTCTCCTCTGGATAGGACTGAAGTAGTAGCCCTAAATGTGACTCACAGGTGACTTGAACTGCCTGTTTGCACCTAATATTTGTTCTGTGGGTGTGGTTACTTGGTGACAGTGGTGCCGTGAGCAGAGGGCAGGAGGGCTGCTCTGATCTGATCCAGCAGAttgccagtgctgcagggaaggtCCTTCTCCTGGTGCCTGTCTTGCACAGTCTGGTGCTTGCAGccccctgctctgcagtgattTCAGCTCAATAACCTGATGGGGAAAAGTGAGTCATTTTCTGCCAGTGTTGCACCACAGCTTCAAAAATTAAAGGTCTGAATTCCAGAGCTCTTGAAAGGGTGAGCTTGGAAGCAAGTGGTGGGAAGTagagagagggagcagcagaaggaagggcTGGAAAACAGGTGCCTTGGAGCAGTGAGCAGTCAGATCAGCCAAGCTGCAAACCTTCACCTGTGGAATCTTTAATGTCATCAGCCAATAGTTcatatgctttttattttccattttttacttAGGAGGTGGACAGGTATTTGAAGTACAGTGATTTCCTAGATCTGAGAAGGACAGAGATCCTctacaaaaaatatattgagGATGTTTCAGAGCCatttatgcagaaaatgaagaacCAAATGGACAGCCAGTCAGAGGAAGAAGTGCGGAAGAGAAGACAAGAACAATTCTCTCAATATTTAAGCTACCATACAAAGAAGGTATCAGTGAGAAGCACATTTCTGTCATGGAGAGGGTTGCATACAGAGGGTTGCAGATAAGATCAGGGGTTTAGCTGTTACTTCTGTCTGTTGAGTAACCTGGAGTTGAGATACACCTTGCCTGTTACTTACTTTTCCCAAGGACTTCTGTAATGGTGATGTTACAACTGTGTAGGTTCACCATCAGCTATGAACAGCAGCATTGCTTGGTGCAGTGAACATGTGCTGGGGTCTGAATATGATGACACACCCTACTGGGGTGTGTTTCCCTCTGTGGGCTGGACCATTTAGTGGAAAAACCTTGAGCTGTCAGCTGAAACCAAAGGCTGAGTGAGCAGGGAGTGGGCTGCACTCTCATGTCTCAGGAGTTCAGCTTACACAGTACTGCTCTCCATTGGCAGAGCACAAGTGAAATGATTTTGTGGTCTTGGATGCTACTGTTGAAgcttcataaaagaaaaaagtatggGAATGGGGGAATACAATTTTCTTAAGTCTGCATGCAGGTAATAGACCCAACCCATGGATTTTGTAGGTGCATGTGTTTCAGTATTCACAAAAATTGAAGTCACTGTAAGAAATACTTgttagttttcttcattttgctcttAATTTCACACCACTCTTGAGTATCAGATCTCACTACTAAACTTTCTGCACctcaggaatgaaaaaaagaaaaagtagttaTGTAATCTGCCACAAAAATAATGGTATTTTGTCAAGAGCAGGCATTTGTTGTCTGTGGAAACCACTGCACAGTGGAGTTGTGAGACTGTAAGCAAGCTACTCATCCAGAAATGAAAACGTCATGGGAGTTGTGTTGTTTTAATGAGACCAAATGATCTCTTTTTCAAAGGCCTGATGTGACAGACCCGTGCATTTAAACTGCGTGGAATAACAACTGAACCAGTCCTACTGCTGAAGTCCTGGGATTTAGGATATTTGGGTGTACTGTACATACCTGGGTCTGCATCAATTCACCTTGCAAGCTTCTGTGTCAGGTCAGGAATTTGCTGGGTGTCCTCCAGAAGCAATGGCTGATGTACTGGGATGTGTTCTGCCTGAAGGGGAGCACCAGCACCAGTGATCAGCCTCTaccttttctccttgctgtgtGGTGTCAGGTCTGTCACCAGCAAGTCTGAAAAGCAGGCTGAGGCCCTTCATAGTTACAGGACAACTTACTTGCATAAGTTTGCATTAACTGTGGCAGCATATGATAAATTTTGCAGAACTTGAGACACTTGTGTGGGTTAGTTAATATGGTTAATTCTggatgtgtttttcctttcttcccttctttttgtcCATTTTCTCATGCTCTCTTCCATGTTATCAGGCTTCTCCTTATCCTGTTGCAGGGTTGTTGATGAGATGGAGCTGTAGCCTGGACCATGACCTGTGGGTTCAGGTCTTTATTCTAATGTATAGGTGGAAAAGCCACCTCATGAACCCAGACTTGGACCTGGCATCTTGCAGACCAATGACCTGTCTAAGACTGTGGCTAGTGAGGGCTTACTTgctcctgttttttcttttatttttaatatctgttttgctgaaatcacagaatattttgagttggaagcgacccagaaggatcatcaagtccaactcttaagtgaatggcccaatctgggatcaaacccacaaccttggtaTTATTAGCACCAggctctgaccaactgagccAATCTCAGGGCttccttctctggaaaaacattttccaataAACAAAATTTCCATTGTCTTGACTGTCCTAGTTAAGGTCAGCATTTTAGCCTGTAATTATTTCTGGATGCttcatgaaataatttattatgtatttatgCCTGtgataaattaaaatagataGAGGAATTTTCCTGTTACACTTCAGCCACCTTCTCTCTGAGGAGCAGTGTGTGAAAATTTCGGAATCCTTTTTCCAACCACCTCTGGTGCTGTGTTCATGCCATGCCTGGCTGTGTCCCACCCCAGAAGCtggctgcccagcctggctgctctcacTGTTGTACCACCAATAGCTTCTGAGAACTGACCCAGTACTTGCTTCTCCCACAGGGCTATGTGTTTTTGGACCATTATGACCCATCAGAGTATGATCCATTCTTCCAGAAGACGTGCACAGACTGCTGGAAGGTGTgaggaggtttggagtcccactggagcagcagaaagTTAATAGAGCATGTTTACTGATGTGCTGCTGGGAGGCTACTGTAGAGGAGCACATTCTAGTTTTACTAACTAGCTCCTACTGCATTTAAGCCCAAGGGTGTTTGGGCATGGTTTTCACCAAGAACACAGTCTGGATCCATACTAAGCCCAGTTTTTGAGGCACACTAACAAAGGCAGGGGGGaggtttgttttcctcatttcaaaTCCATTGTGGCAGCATGGGGGGTGTCCTGTCTTAGGAGGGTTGGAGAGTTCCCAGGCAAGCTCGGTGTGTGCTCTGTAGCAGGAAATAACCTGACAGCTCAGCTGATCTTTACGGAAGCATGGCaacagtttttccttctctttcaagGATGAAAGTCACCAACCAGCACAATGACAGAGCCAATGATGTCACCTGTCCTCCAGCTGACCAGAGCAGCAAGCACAGCCATCAAAGGTACCCTTTACAAAATAGGTCACATGCACTGCCAAAGCAAGTGAGAACAGGCCAGATCTTTGGGGAAACTGCAATAAACTAATTGTCTCAAACATGCAGTTCTGAAATGTTGTTACCCAGCAGCCAGAGAAATGTCTGAGATGCTGCTCTTCTTCTTGCCAGCTCCAGTTCAATGCTCTACAGGCCAAAACCTGCTTTTTAGGAGGTTTAACTTAGGCTGAGCTCAATAAAGACAGTGCTGGTGTTCTCTCCTGGAGACAATGTCCAAGAGGTAAATCAAACTTTTAACATACACTGGTGTTTTGAGAAGGCAGGAAATAAGtaggggagaggagaggggaagtgATGCTGTACAAAACATCTGGTGCTTTTTGGGGagtcagtgctgagcagcagctgctgccagtgccttCAAACCAGTCCCTCTCCTGTGCCAGTGCAGTCCCATCTCCCTGCTGGTgtggctgctcagcagctctgggctcaaAGCCTGGAAACAGAATTTCTCTGTCCTCCAAACTCCCACTGTACAGACACAATCTCTCAAGAGTTGCCAAGATTTGAGTTTTATTTAGGATTAGAAATACTGAACCACAGAAAACTGTTAAAAGTAATAGAGGTTGACTCAGTAACAGGAGGGTGCACAGATGGCAACTGGGTGGGAAACTGCCAGActtcaggaggaatttctgcGCCCGTGGCAAACAagggcacaggctgctcagaacTACATGCTGTGCTTCTGCAACAAAGCAGTTTAAGGAGGCAGTAAAATGGTTAcaatgtataaaatatttataaacaaactttcttttttttttttaaccatccCTGATTTGGTGTCAAGAGAAAGTTTTTGCTTTCAACCAGTTCATTTTACAGGTTTATATTGGGGTGACAGTTCCCCAGAGCAAACCTTTTAAACTTGTAATAAACTTTTCTTGAACAAATCCTATAagtttttctcattatttcacATTCCCCTGTAcaataaaatatacttttttaaaatcattatgCATCAATAAACATCTGTAGACAAATTAATAAACTTATATTTTACTCTCTATATACATGTTGGCAATGTCAAAGCTTCAAGATTCACATGGAGGTCTGCAAGACCAAGGAAATGTACACAAATAACttatatttaggaaaaaaacccgaaGAGCTGAAGAGTATTTTGCCACATTGTTGTGGGTCacagtatttaaattatttttttttctagttattCTTCACAACCACATTGTCTCAGCAGAGAATGATAAATCaaactgaagcagaaagaaaaatcaagtagCAGTTACTGATTCCAGTGCAGAACTAAAGTCAAGTAAAGAATTATACTTGATTCTTAAAGAATATACAATATATGGGAGACTTCTCCAGTGCTAAGGCTTCTTCAGCATTTAACTGTTAAAACTATCATCCTGAGATGGGAAAATTCCAGTGGGTATCACTTTTAAGATTTCAAATGGAATGGTTCTAGTGCTGAGCTTAAACCATTCCTCAGTCTGTCTGTCAGACTAAGTGGTAAAATATACAAACAGCTTGGTTCCACATTTACTACATAATACTTTTTATAGCCCTGAAAATGGAAACATTGGCAAAACCAAGATATTTCAACATCATAAAAAGGCACTGAGCTATAGTACTGTATTTACAGTAACATTTGTGTTTGCATAGATCAACAACAACTCGGAACACTGCAAGGAACTAAGCACAACCAGGAACTAAGAGGAAAtagggaagcagcaggaactCTTGCTTCATAACCAGCGTGGGGCAAGGAGTCTTTTAGCAAAAGATGTTCAGGTTGTCAGCTTCAGTTGTccttcataaattaaaaaaaaatgttcttagAGGAGTGTTTTCTGATCAAAGAGCTGCAGGTCAAAGCGCACCCACACTTCTCCTGTTGGAACTTCATGCAGCAGTAAGTGTTTAGTTGTGGGGCCTTTGCTCTCT from Corvus cornix cornix isolate S_Up_H32 chromosome 3, ASM73873v5, whole genome shotgun sequence encodes:
- the FAM228B gene encoding protein FAM228B, with translation MGSVNSPEGPWLQRFANGKPVRKPSRQQPWKAAPDQSRDIIASVQCILDRENSLREVDRYLKYSDFLDLRRTEILYKKYIEDVSEPFMQKMKNQMDSQSEEEVRKRRQEQFSQYLSYHTKKGYVFLDHYDPSEYDPFFQKTCTDCWKDESHQPAQ